The sequence GCCCGATCCGTGCGCGGTGTTCAGGCCGAAGCGCACGCCTAGCATGAGCACGGCGTCGGGCCGCAGTCCGTGCAATCCCTGGACAAGCCCGCCATTCATGGAGTCCGGCAGCCCCGATAGCAGGTGCAGGGCCTCGTAGTCGGCGAAGGCGGGAATCCCGCTGGCCGAGGTGAAGCGCTCGAGAGAAATAGCCGCCGACGAACGGCTGGCCTCGGACCCCAGAACCACGACAGGCCGCTGGGCCTTGCCCAGCTGGTCCATTGCGGCGTCAAGGTCACGGCGCGCGGGCCCGGCGCCAAGGCTCAGCTGCTCGATGCCGGGCAGATTCAAGTCGCCGACTTCGACCATCTCGGTCAGCACGTCCCACGGAATGTCGAGCAGGACCGGCCCGCGCGGCGGCGTCAGCGCCACCCGGATCGCCTGGGCCACCAGGCGCGGGAGGTGGTCGGCCTGCAACACGCGATGCGCCCACTTGGTCACGGGCTTCGCCATGGCGATCTGGTCGATCCCGGCCTGCAGGGTGTTGGTCTCGTCGTCGCGGCGTGGCCCGGACCCGGCGATGTAGAGCACCGGCGTGCGGTCCAGCCAGGCGTTGGCGATCGAAGTCAGTCCGTTGGTGAACCCCCCGCCGGCCGTGAGCAGGGCGACGCCCAGCCCGCCTGAGACCCTGGCGAGACCCTCGGCGGCATGGCCCGCCGCCGCCTCGTGGCGCGTGTCGATCACAGGGCGCCGGTGGTCCAGCAGAGCTTGGAACAGAGTATCGATGTGGGCGCCGTGGAGTCCGAAAACGGCGTCAGCCCCAGCCGCCATGAGGGTTCGGACAACGAGTTCGCCTCCTGTCACCGACGCCATACCCAACCTCTCCCCCTGCCTACTCGGAATTTTAAATTACCCCATATAGACAATTTCTCCATATATGTTTTATCCATTTTATCTTATTTTGCGAAAAATGATAAAATCCTATGGAGTGGCGCTGACTTAATTCTGGGCTACGACGAAGCGATTTTCGATGTATCCCAGCCCCGTCACGGCGACTCTCACGACGTCGCCCGGCTTCATGAACGTGCCAGTCGCGATCCCCACGTGGGCGGGCGTACCGGTCGCGAGAATATCGCCCGGCTCTAAGGTCATCACGGTCGATAGGTATTCGATCTGCGTCCAGATGTCGTAGATCATGTCGCCGGTGGAGGTTCTCTGCCGCACCTCGCCATTCAGCAGCAAGGTCAGTTCCAGGTCGTGCGGATCGCTCACCTCGTCGTCCGTGGTGATCCAGGGTCCGATGGGGCCGTGGGTGTCGAAGGACTTGCCGAGCGTGAAGGTCGGGGAGCGGAACTGCCAGTCCCGGGCGGTGACGTCATTGCAGACCAGATATCCGGCCACGACACTGCGCGCCTCGGCGCGCGACACATGCCGGCAGCGGCGGCCGATCACCACACCGAGTTCGGCCTCGTAGTCCACCTGCTGTGACACGGCGGGGATCTCGACGTCGCCGTAGGGGCCGTTGATGCAGCTGACCTGCTTGTTGAACCAGAGCTGGCTGGTGGGCCTGGGAAGGCCAGCGGCGGCGGCCTCGTCAGCGTGGGCCTTGTAGTTTATGCCAATAGCCAGGAATTTCTGAGGATCGCTGATCGGCGCCTCCAGCCTGACCTCGCTCAAGGGGTAGAGCGCGCCGCGCGCCGCGCGCCGCTTCTAGTTCGCTTCGCCGCGCAGGCAACTGCTCCAGCAGCGCGCGCATGGAAGCGCCGACATCCGGTAGGTGGGAGAGATCCACCACGGCGTCGCCCTCGAGCCTGCCGTTGCGGGTCCCGCCGTTTCGGGTGAAGCGAACAAGCCTCATGAATTCCTCATCCTTTTGTCGCTCGCCGCCCATGGGCGGCGCTCCAGCCAGGTCCTGTCCGGCTCGCGGAAATCGCCGACTTGACTAAGTCGTCCAAACCTGACTGACTAGTCAAGCGCGCACTTGAATGGCGAACAACCAGGACCTAGGGATGAACGAACGCGTATTGAGGCCACCCCCCTCCGCGCCCGGAAACCGCCAGCGCCAGAGGACGCACACCGCGCTCCTGGCCGCAGGCCAGAGACTGTTCGCCGAACGCCCGGTCGAGGGCGTGACGATCGACGACATCGTCGATGCGGCCGAGGTCGGGAAAGGCAGTTTTTACAATCACTTCCCGGACAAGAGCGCCTTCGCCAAGGCGATCTTCGAGCTTGTCCAGGGCGATGTGGAATTCCATATCTATTCGGCCAACCAGGAAATCGCCGATCCGCCGTCACGCATCGCCCGCGCCCTGTGCGTGGTGATGCGCTACGCGCTGGATCACCCGGATCGCGTTCAGACCATGCTCAACCTCGCTGAGCGGCACACCGACCCGGAAGCGCCGCTGAACGCCGGGGTCAGCGACGACGTCCGCCGCGGCATGGACTTGGGCCGACTGGGCGCGATCGGGATCGAGGCGGGGGTCCTGGTCGTCCTGGGTCTGACCATGGTCAGCGTCCAGCACATCATGTCGGGGGAAGCCTCGGGCTCGGCTCGCGATCTGGCCGCCGCCATGGCCGCGGCGGCGCTGCGGGCGCTCGGCCTGGACGTCGCCGAAGCCGCCGCCATCGGGCGCGACGCCGCTGACGGCGTGCTCGGAGGCCGTTGAGATGAGTCTCGTCAGGATTCGCGGCGTGGCCTATGGGCGCTTTTCCGCGCCGGAGCTCGACGAGATGCGGCGGTTGCTGGCCTCGCCGGCCAAGGCATGTGCGCCGGCATCCGGGACGCGGCGAACTTGGCCTGGAAATTCGCGGCGGTGATCGGTGGGGCCGACCCCCGATTGCTGGACAGCTACCAGCAGGAACGCGAACCCCACGTGCGCGCCGTGATCGAAACGGCCATCGCCATGGGCCGGGTGGTGTGCATGCTCGACGAGACGGCCGCCCGGGAGCGCGACCACGAGATGGTCGCCCGCAAGCAACGCGGCGAACAGGATCTGTCCGTGGCCTATCCCGGCCTTAAAGGCTGGCGTTCTGGCCATGGCCCGGCTGCGGGCAGGCTCCTGCCGCAGCCGGTCGCCCAGGGACGGCGGCTCGATGACGAACTGGGCCTCGGGGCTGCCCTGATCGGGCGCGACCTGCCCGATGCTGCGAGCGTCCGCCGGCTTGATCTGGACGAGTCGGTTCTGGCGCCGTTGGCGCCGCCCCGGGCGCGCTGGCTAGGTGAGGTCGATGCGCAGGCGGTGCTGGTGCAGCCAGACCGCTACGTTTTCGGAACCGGCCCCCCGGAGGCTCTGCTCGACAGGTGGCGCATGGCGGTGAGGTAGCTGGAGCCACGATCAATTCAATCAAGAAGCGGACGTTCATAGGGGGTCCAGAAATGACGAGATATCTGGCTGGCACGAGCATGCTCGCGCTGGCGACGGCCACGCTTTGCTCAAGCGCCGCAGCTCAAACCCAAGGCGCCGCAGCTCCGCCGCCGGCGGGGACCGGCATTGGGGAAGTAGTCGTCACGGCCCAGCGGCGCTCGGAGTCGCTGCAAAAGGCCGCCCTGCCGGTGACCGCCCTCACAGGCCAGGCTCTGGAGCGCGCCGGCGTGACCCAGCCGCAGGATCTGTCCAATCTGGTTCCGGCGCTCAAGCTCAACGCCGTGGGCGCCGGCGGCGCCCAGGTAACCATCCGCGGCGTCGGCAATTTTCCGGGCAATCCCTACGCGGAGCCAGCCGTCGCGATGAACCTGGACGGCGTCTATCTCGCGCGCAGTTCCGCCCCGGACGGGCTTTTCTACGATCTTGACCGCGTGGAGGTGCTGAAAGGCCCGCAGGGCACGCTGTACGGCCGCAACGCGACGGCGGGCGCGATCAACATCGTCACCAAAAAGCCGGTGGATCGCTACGCCGCCTCGGGGTCGCTGGAGCTGGGCGACTACAACCTGCGACGGGGCGTGCTGGCGCTCAATGCGCCGCTTTCGGACCAGATCGCGGTGCGCGTCTCCGGGACCATCGTTCGCCGCGACGGATATCTGACCGACGGCTACAGCGACGATCAAAGCGAGGCCGGCCGCATCCAGTTGAAATACACGCCGAGCGAACGGCTGTCGGTGCTGCTGGCCGCCGACTACGAACACCTGGGCGGCAAGGGACCCGGGCTCGTCCCCGCGCCGTTCCTGCAACCCTCCAATCCCTTCACGGGGCCGACGCAGAGTGGCGTAAACGCCATCCTTCGGGGCGCCTCCCTGGCCATCTCCGGCGGGACCAATCCGAGCCTGCTGCCCGCGATCGGCGACGACGGCTTCGTGCGCAATCACAACTGGGGCGTTTCCGCCACCGTCTCCTATGCCTTCGACGGCGCCGACATCACTGTGATCCCGGCGTTCCGCAACGATCAGGACACCTACAAGCACTACGGCGCCGGCTTTCCCGTCTCGTCAGACGAGAACGCCAAGGACAGTTCGCTGGAACTGCGCCTGGCGTCGCACGATCAGCATGCGCCGCTCAAATGGCTCCTGGGCGGATATTTCTTCAATGAAGACCTGCGCTTCAATCTCCTGGCCGACCAAGGCGTGGCGTTCAACAGCACCCAGCCGGATCTGCATACCCGCAGCTATTCGGCGTTCGGCCAGGTCACCTATTCCCTCACGAGCGCCCTGCGCCTGACGGGCGGCCTGCGCTATACCCAGGAAGACAAGAGCCAAAGCGGCCGCAATGGCGGACCCCCGCCGACCGCGCCGGCGGAGTACCCGGGCGGACCGTCCGCCTTCTATGCGGCCGTGTGTCAGCCTTACGTCCCCGCCACCGGCGCGTGCTACGCCCCGCTGACGGGCAAGCTTGATCAGGACAAGCTGACCTGGAAGGCGGGCGTCGAATACGATCTGACGGCCCACTCGCTGCTCTATGCCAACGTCGCGACGGGATTCAAGGCGGGCGGCTTCTTCGGCTCCCTGCCGCCCAACACCTATCGGCCTGAGACCCTGACCGCCTATACCGTCGGCTCAAAGAACCGGTTTTTCAACAATACGCTCCAGGTCAATGGCGAGGCGTTTTACTGGGGCTATGACAACCAGCAGGTCACCCACCTCGGACCGATCCGGCCAGGCGGCTTCAACCTGATCACCGAAAACGCCGGTCGGGCGGAGATCTACGGCGTCGAGGCCGATCTGGTCTGGGAGCCGACCACCCGCGACAGCATCTCGGTCGATGTCCAACAGCTGAACGCCCACTACACCGCCTTCACCTACACCCAAACCACCGCCACCGGCCCAGCGCAGACCGACTGTCCGTTCACGGCCGTATCGGGCCAGGCGGCGGTGGTCGTGAATTGTTCGGGGCGCACCCTGCCGCAATCGCCGAGGTGGACAGCGAATCTTTCGTATCGGCACACCTTCTTCCTGGCTGACGGCGACAAGCTCGAAGCCATGATCGGAACACGACTGGAAAGCCGATACTACGTCGGTGAGGAATACCTGCCTGGCGAATTGCAGGACGCCTATTCTTCGTCGAACGCCAGCCTGACCTGGCGCTCATCGGACGGCCACTACTGGGTGACCGCCTATATCGACAACATGGAAGACGCGGCGGTGAAGACCACATCGTTCGTCCAACCCGTCCTCGGCATCGCCTTCGTCGGCCTTCGGCCGCCCCGGACCTTCGGGGCCCGGCTGGGCTTCGACTTCTGATTTCTGAAACGGCTCTGGAGACAAGGACTATGACCATTGAATTTCAGCCTGGCGCTCGTTACCGGATGCCCGCCGTGTTCGGCCCTGCCCCCGCCAAAAGCCCGGCGGCAGGATGTGGACCGCCGAAGAGACTGGCGTGATGAACGCCGAGTGGCTGGCGGTGCGCTACCTGACCGATCTGGCCAAGCTGGAGCGGTTGCTGCCGCCTGGGTTTTCGTTGCGAGGCGAGCCTGTGGTCTCGGTTTCCTGCGCGTGGTTCAAGAACCTCTACTGGCTGGCTGGAGGCGGCTGCGGCGTCGTCGCGGTCGACTTCCCGGTCAGCAATCGCGGCAAGACCGAAACTCTCGACGGCTTGTTCTGTCCGGTCCTGTGGGAGGGCGCACCCGACGCCATCACAACGGACCGTGAGAACTTGCTTTTCGCCAATATTCCGGAGATCGAGTGGAACCGTTGGGCTGGAACGGCCTCCTGTGAAACCGCTTAGTTCGACCATCGGTTCTTCGAGATCGAACGGTCCGACCGCACCGAAGACCACGGCGAAAAGACATTGCCCGGGGCTCGCGGCGGGGCAGCCATGGACTACAATTTCCCGCAGGCCACCCGGTTGCGATCAGGCTCTCCTCGATGCGCGTGGCAACCCGGCACGCTCCCTTTTCCATACCCGCCCTTCGTTCGCCGACGACGTCGCCAAGAATTGCTGTCGTCGTTCGCCCTCCGCGCCGGGGGAGCATGTAGGAGGTGCGTTCAGGCTTAAGGGGAAGGCAAGCGGCTCTCGCCATGTCAGAAAAATGCTAATATATTCTTATTTTGACAATAGATGCCTATTGTAGGATTGATGCGTGTCCGTGAACCGAAGCTTCCTTGTGGGTCGCCCGCCCGTCGAAGGGGTGCGCTGTCCAAAGGGGAAGAAGGGACACTTTAACGCCAACAATTTGGAATTGACGCCGCGGCCTTGGTCGCCGCCCTGAAGGCCATGTGAAATGCCCGAAGAACGAAAGACGCCCGCGCTCCGCGCCACCCTGCATCATCTGGCGCTGTGTTCCCCGGAGCCTGCGGCCCTGGCCGACTTCTATGGCAGGGCGCTCGGGCTGCAGATCG is a genomic window of Phenylobacterium montanum containing:
- a CDS encoding thiamine pyrophosphate-binding protein codes for the protein MASVTGGELVVRTLMAAGADAVFGLHGAHIDTLFQALLDHRRPVIDTRHEAAAGHAAEGLARVSGGLGVALLTAGGGFTNGLTSIANAWLDRTPVLYIAGSGPRRDDETNTLQAGIDQIAMAKPVTKWAHRVLQADHLPRLVAQAIRVALTPPRGPVLLDIPWDVLTEMVEVGDLNLPGIEQLSLGAGPARRDLDAAMDQLGKAQRPVVVLGSEASRSSAAISLERFTSASGIPAFADYEALHLLSGLPDSMNGGLVQGLHGLRPDAVLMLGVRFGLNTAHGSGALLPHDAEIIQVDPDARELGRLQAIAQGVAADVGATLDALAEAAPLRSWPNWDGWRTRVQEHIAERARRVAAAATTTGRLHPYTASAAVGRHIGPKTVVVADGALTYLWFSEVISKAKPAGFLCHGYLGSMGVGFGVALGAQWAAGRRGQRTILVTGDGAVGYSLAEFDTAVRHGIPLVVVVMNNQSWGATLHFQQFAVGPNRITNTRLENGSYAQAAAAFGADHYRVETAEALDEALSQALSRDRPACIEVMVAIDPIPPEERVIMGGEPFAAEDADA
- a CDS encoding fumarylacetoacetate hydrolase family protein, with the translated sequence MSEVRLEAPISDPQKFLAIGINYKAHADEAAAAGLPRPTSQLWFNKQVSCINGPYGDVEIPAVSQQVDYEAELGVVIGRRCRHVSRAEARSVVAGYLVCNDVTARDWQFRSPTFTLGKSFDTHGPIGPWITTDDEVSDPHDLELTLLLNGEVRQRTSTGDMIYDIWTQIEYLSTVMTLEPGDILATGTPAHVGIATGTFMKPGDVVRVAVTGLGYIENRFVVAQN
- a CDS encoding Rv2993c-like domain-containing protein, coding for MGGERQKDEEFMRLVRFTRNGGTRNGRLEGDAVVDLSHLPDVGASMRALLEQLPARRSELEAARGARRALPLERGQAGGADQRSSEIPGYWHKLQGPR
- a CDS encoding TetR/AcrR family transcriptional regulator; protein product: MNERVLRPPPSAPGNRQRQRTHTALLAAGQRLFAERPVEGVTIDDIVDAAEVGKGSFYNHFPDKSAFAKAIFELVQGDVEFHIYSANQEIADPPSRIARALCVVMRYALDHPDRVQTMLNLAERHTDPEAPLNAGVSDDVRRGMDLGRLGAIGIEAGVLVVLGLTMVSVQHIMSGEASGSARDLAAAMAAAALRALGLDVAEAAAIGRDAADGVLGGR
- a CDS encoding FAD-dependent monooxygenase — encoded protein: MAWKFAAVIGGADPRLLDSYQQEREPHVRAVIETAIAMGRVVCMLDETAARERDHEMVARKQRGEQDLSVAYPGLKGWRSGHGPAAGRLLPQPVAQGRRLDDELGLGAALIGRDLPDAASVRRLDLDESVLAPLAPPRARWLGEVDAQAVLVQPDRYVFGTGPPEALLDRWRMAVR
- a CDS encoding TonB-dependent receptor is translated as MTRYLAGTSMLALATATLCSSAAAQTQGAAAPPPAGTGIGEVVVTAQRRSESLQKAALPVTALTGQALERAGVTQPQDLSNLVPALKLNAVGAGGAQVTIRGVGNFPGNPYAEPAVAMNLDGVYLARSSAPDGLFYDLDRVEVLKGPQGTLYGRNATAGAINIVTKKPVDRYAASGSLELGDYNLRRGVLALNAPLSDQIAVRVSGTIVRRDGYLTDGYSDDQSEAGRIQLKYTPSERLSVLLAADYEHLGGKGPGLVPAPFLQPSNPFTGPTQSGVNAILRGASLAISGGTNPSLLPAIGDDGFVRNHNWGVSATVSYAFDGADITVIPAFRNDQDTYKHYGAGFPVSSDENAKDSSLELRLASHDQHAPLKWLLGGYFFNEDLRFNLLADQGVAFNSTQPDLHTRSYSAFGQVTYSLTSALRLTGGLRYTQEDKSQSGRNGGPPPTAPAEYPGGPSAFYAAVCQPYVPATGACYAPLTGKLDQDKLTWKAGVEYDLTAHSLLYANVATGFKAGGFFGSLPPNTYRPETLTAYTVGSKNRFFNNTLQVNGEAFYWGYDNQQVTHLGPIRPGGFNLITENAGRAEIYGVEADLVWEPTTRDSISVDVQQLNAHYTAFTYTQTTATGPAQTDCPFTAVSGQAAVVVNCSGRTLPQSPRWTANLSYRHTFFLADGDKLEAMIGTRLESRYYVGEEYLPGELQDAYSSSNASLTWRSSDGHYWVTAYIDNMEDAAVKTTSFVQPVLGIAFVGLRPPRTFGARLGFDF
- a CDS encoding acetoacetate decarboxylase family protein, coding for MNAEWLAVRYLTDLAKLERLLPPGFSLRGEPVVSVSCAWFKNLYWLAGGGCGVVAVDFPVSNRGKTETLDGLFCPVLWEGAPDAITTDRENLLFANIPEIEWNRWAGTASCETA